From the Theobroma cacao cultivar B97-61/B2 chromosome 2, Criollo_cocoa_genome_V2, whole genome shotgun sequence genome, one window contains:
- the LOC18610503 gene encoding dihydrolipoyllysine-residue acetyltransferase component 4 of pyruvate dehydrogenase complex, chloroplastic produces the protein MASPFLSNTTISFSSSLSSSHLPRLLPSISFSPIRFKSNPRRILIVRSKIREIFMPALSSTMTEGKIVSWVKSEGDKLSKGESVVVVESDKADMDVETFYDGILAAIVVGEGETAPVGAAIGILAETEDEIAEAKAKAASKSGASTPSAPPPSPAPAATSTLAPPKPAPAPAPAPVAEGPRKTVATPHAKKLAKQHKVDIESVVGTGPYGRITPADIEAAAGIAPSKTNVGPAVVVETTPAAPPKATAAAAAPSSLPPPVPGSTVVPFTTMQAAVSKNMVESLSVPTFRVGYPVTTDALDALYAKVKPKGVTMTALLAKAAAMALAQHPVVNASCKDGKSFTYNSNINIAVAVAINGGLITPVLQDADKLDLYLLSQKWKELVEKARAKQLQPQEYNSGTFTLSNLGMFGVDRFDAILPPGQGAIMAVGASKPTVVADADGFFSVKNKMLVNVTADHRIVYGADLAAFLQTFSKIVENPESLTL, from the exons ATGGCTTCTCCTTTCCTCTCCAACACCAccatctctttctcttcttccctCTCTTCCTCCCATCTTCCTCGTCTTCTCCCATCCATTTCTTTCTCCCCGATTCGTTTCAAATCAAACCCAAGACGAATCCTGATCGTCCGATCCAAGATCAGGGAGATTTTCATGCCCGCACTCAGTTCCACCATGACTGAGGGCAAGATCGTCTCCTGGGTTAAATCCGAAGGCGATAAGCTCTCCAAGGGAGAAAGCGTCGTCGTTGTCGAATCCGACAAGGCCGACATGGATGTCGAGACTTTCTATGACGGCATTCTCGCTGCCATCGTTGTTGGGGAAGGCGAAACTGCCCCTGTTGGCGCCGCCATTGGTATCCTTGCTGAGACTGAAGATGAAATTGCCGAGGCTAAAGCCAAAGCTGCCTCGAAATCAGGTGCTTCAACCCCATCTGCTCCTCCTCCTTCTCCAGCTCCGGCTGCTACTTCAACTCTAGCTCCCCCGAAGCCAGCGCCGGCTCCCGCGCCTGCGCCAGTTGCGGAGGGACCGAGGAAGACCGTTGCGACACCTCACGCAAAGAAGTTAGCGAAGCAGCACAAGGTGGATATTGAATCCGTGGTGGGAACAGGGCCGTATGGTAGGATTACCCCTGCGGATATCGAGGCAGCCGCCGGGATCGCGCCTTCGAAGACAAATGTGGGACCTGCAGTGGTCGTTGAAACTACGCCGGCTGCTCCACCGAAAGCTACAGCTGCTGCTGCCGCCCCTTCTAGCCTGCCTCCTCCAGTTCCGGGGTCTACGGTAGTGCCATTTACGACAATGCAGGCTGCCGTTTCGAAGAACATGGTGGAGAGTCTTTCAGTGCCCACATTTCGAGTGGGGTATCCGGTGACTACAGATGCGCTTGATGCCTTGTATGCGAAG gtGAAGCCTAAGGGTGTGACAATGACTGCTCTGTTAGCGAAAGCTGCTGCAATGGCACTTGCGCAGCACCCTGTTGTGAATGCAAGTTGCAAAGATGGCAAGAGTTTTACTTACAATAGTAACATCAACATAGCAGTAGCTGTGGCTATCAATGGTGGCTTGATTACCCCTGTTCTTCAAGATGCAGATAAG TTGGATTTGTATCTATTGTCTCAAAAATGGAAAGAGCTGGTGGAAAAAGCCCGGGCAAAGCAGCTTCAGCCCCAAGAGTATAATTCAG GGACATTCACTCTGTCCAATCTGGGCATGTTTGGAGTGGACAGGTTTGATGCCATTCTTCCCCCAGGACAG GGAGCTATCATGGCTGTTGGAGCATCAAAGCCAACTGTTGTAGCTGATGCTGATGGATTCTTCAGtgtgaaaaacaaaatgctG GTGAATGTAACTGCTGATCACCGTATTGTCTATGGTGCTGATTTGGCTGCCTTCCTTCAGACCTTCTCAAAGATTGTTGAGAACCCAGAAAGCCTGACTTTGTAG